Part of the Fusobacterium perfoetens genome is shown below.
AGCTCTACAGCTTTTTCAAAATCTTTATACCCTGAACGGCTACAACCAACAAAAGTTAATCCTTTTTCAAGTATATCTCTTGTATTTATTGGGATTCTATTTTCACTTACTCCCATAAGCATAACAGATCCTTGAGGTTTTATATGCTTTATAATATCATCTATTGCATAACTGCTACCTTCTCCACCAGCACATTCAAAAGCGTGATCTATTTTATAATCTTCAGGAATATCATCAACCAAAATAGTTTCATCTACAAAAGAAAATAAAGAAAGTTTTTCAGGATTTTTTCCAAAAACTATTATTTTTGAATTAGGAAATTCTTTTTTTAAAATATTTGAAACTATAAAAGCTAAACTTCCATCTCCCCAAATTCCTATTTTTTCTTTATTTGAATGAGAAATTTTTTTGAATCTTTCTAAAGCATGAGTACCAACACTTATAAACTCTGTTATAGCTGCTACTTCTAAAGAAATATTTTCAAATGGAACTAATCTATCTTGTGAAATATTAATATATTCCCTCATAAATCCATCATAACCACTTGATAAAAATTTGGCTCCTTCTCCATAGTTTTCATAAATTTCATCATTATATTTTCCAGGAACATTAGGAATTAAAACAACTTTTTGTCCTTTTTTAAATTTTTTAGATTTATCAAAAACAACCTCTCCACAACATTCATGTATAAGAGCCATAGGAAGTTTTTTTCTTAATACTTTTTTATCTCTATTTCCTGTATAATATCTTTGATCGGCATGACATATTGCCATATATAAGGGTTTTACAATTACATTATCATTAAAATCTATATTTTCATATTTTATTGAGATTACTCTTGGACTAACTAACTGATAAACATAATTAATCAATTAAGTTTCCTCCTATCATAGCTTGAGCTATTTTATAATCACTTGGAGTAGTTATTTTAAGATTAGAAATTTCTCCTTTTACCAAGTAGACAGGATAATTTTTTACAACAC
Proteins encoded:
- a CDS encoding alcohol dehydrogenase catalytic domain-containing protein codes for the protein MINYVYQLVSPRVISIKYENIDFNDNVIVKPLYMAICHADQRYYTGNRDKKVLRKKLPMALIHECCGEVVFDKSKKFKKGQKVVLIPNVPGKYNDEIYENYGEGAKFLSSGYDGFMREYINISQDRLVPFENISLEVAAITEFISVGTHALERFKKISHSNKEKIGIWGDGSLAFIVSNILKKEFPNSKIIVFGKNPEKLSLFSFVDETILVDDIPEDYKIDHAFECAGGEGSSYAIDDIIKHIKPQGSVMLMGVSENRIPINTRDILEKGLTFVGCSRSGYKDFEKAVELMKDKKFQMRLKMIIQEQEEVKTIEDIHKVFRKDLNNPFKTVFKWNL